A single window of Mugil cephalus isolate CIBA_MC_2020 chromosome 1, CIBA_Mcephalus_1.1, whole genome shotgun sequence DNA harbors:
- the mfsd5 gene encoding molybdate-anion transporter — MLVTAYLAIIFLLCLCVGLELTARRLTPPQSTPTAVANPAFRRFQSIFLRAYLLALWADWLQGPYLYKLYRHYSFLESQIAILYVCGLASCVLFAPVSGWLPQVLGRRQTCLLFCLSYSACCLTKLSRDYFVLIVGRILGGLSTSLLATAFESWYVHRHVDVHDFPKEWIPSTFTKAATWNHGLAVGAGLVANLLAEWLHLGPVAPFLLAVPCLGCCGWVVLTDWGKEEAEGGPEGDKQTLLLGTPNGGVAPLSAKARFSRSCHEGLRCLLSDRRVMVLGAVQALFESVLYIFVFLWTPVLDPHGPPLGIVFSCLMAASMVGSLLYRLATSTRYRLQPGHVLCLAVLMAFFSFFMLTFSTAPGQPRPRESFLAFLLLELACGLYFPAVSFLQGRVIPEEKRAGVLAWFRLPLHLLACLGLLALHGEVSGTGGGESGGGTEHMFGGCAVMMLAALMAVVSLFTLGRNDTDLRLEGSRGEGEMF; from the coding sequence ATGTTGGTGACAGCGTATCTCGCCATCATTTTCCTCCTTTGCCTGTGTGTTGGCCTGGAGCTCACTGCACGCCGCCTCACGCCACCTCAGTCCACCCCTACAGCCGTAGCCAACCCAGCTTTCCGTCGCTTCCAGAGTATTTTTCTCCGGGCATACCTTCTGGCCTTGTGGGCAGACTGGCTCCAGGGTCCTTACCTCTACAAACTTTACCGCCATTACAGCTTCCTGGAATCCCAAATAGCCATCTTATATGTGTGTGGCCTGGCCTCCTGTGTTCTGTTTGCTCCCGTTTCAGGTTGGCTTCCTCAGGTCTTGGGCCGCAGACAGACGTGTCTTCTCTTCTGCCTGTCCTACTCTGCGTGTTGTCTCACCAAACTTTCCAGAGACtactttgttttaattgtggGCCGTATCCTGGGGGGTCTATCCACGTCCCTGCTCGCCACGGCATTTGAATCGTGGTACGTGCACCGTCACGTGGATGTCCATGATTTTCCCAAGGAGTGGATCCCCAGCACCTTCACCAAAGCTGCTACCTGGAACCACGGCCTTGCCGTGGGAGCAGGGTTGGTGGCTAACCTGCTAGCTGAATGGCTCCATCTGGGGCCTGTAGCTCCCTTTCTCCTGGCTGTCCCCTGCCTGGGCTGCTGTGGCTGGGTAGTGCTGACAGACTGGGGCAAGGAAGAAGCTGAAGGGGGCCCTGAAGGGGACAAACAAACTCTGCTCCTTGGCACACCAAATGGAGGAGTGGCCCCTCTGTCCGCTAAAGCACGGTTCTCGCGCAGCTGTCATGAGGGGCTGCGCTGCCTACTGTCCGACAGGCGAGTTATGGTCTTGGGTGCAGTGCAGGCTCTCTTTGAAAGTGTcctctacatttttgttttcctgtggaCTCCGGTACTAGACCCACATGGACCTCCTTTAGGAATAGTCTTCTCCTGCCTGATGGCCGCCAGTATGGTTGGCTCCTTGCTATACCGCCTAGCCACCTCCACTCGCTACCGTCTGCAGCCTGGCCATGTGCTCTGCCTGGCTGTGCTGATggccttcttctcttttttcatgCTGACCTTTTCCACTGCCCCAGGACAGCCTAGGCCTCGTGAATCCTTCCTCGCCTTCCTGCTACTGGAGCTAGCCTGTGGCCTCTACTTCCCTGCAGTCAGCTTTCTGCAGGGCAGAGTGATCCCAGAAGAAAAGCGTGCTGGCGTGCTGGCCTGGTTCCGCTTGCCTCTGCACCTGCTGGCCTGCCTTGGGTTGCTGGCGCTCCACGGAGAGGTGTCGGGAACAGGCGGAGGGGAGAGTGGCGGCGGCACCGAGCACATGTTTGGTGGCTGTGCGGTCATGATGCTGGCAGCACTGATGGCTGTTGTCAGTCTTTTCACCCTGGGAAGAAACGACACAGACCTGAGACTGGAAGGAAGCAGAGGGGAAGGGGAAATGTTCTGA